One Leopardus geoffroyi isolate Oge1 chromosome B1, O.geoffroyi_Oge1_pat1.0, whole genome shotgun sequence DNA window includes the following coding sequences:
- the LOC123584133 gene encoding formin-like protein 5: MCSDGRLFRRPDPLNRAGPRGHVGSLVAMECQASACCGSSQCTSPPTPASDPKLLWKLPVHLPPPPLPHIRSCCGSAQGSSHPHPCLRSEAAVEAPSAPPPPPLPQIRSCCGSAQCTSPPHPCLRSEAAVEAPSAPPPPTPASDPKLLWKRPVLLPPPQIRSCCRSSQCSSHPRPCLRSKAAVEVPSAPPPPTPASDPKLLWKRPVLLPPPPLPQIQSCCGSAQCTSPPHPCLRSKATVEAPSAPPPHLRSEAAVEAPSAPPPLPPASGLKLLWKLPVLFPPHPCLRSKAAVEAPSAPPTPTPASDPKLL; encoded by the exons ATGTGCTCTGACGGCAGATTGTTTAGGCGCCCCGACCCTCTTAATCGCGCCGGCCCTCGTGGGCATGTCGGGTCTCTCGTTGCCATGGAGTGTCAGGCCTCCGC CTGCTGTGGAAGCTCCCAgtgcacctccccccccacccctgcctcagatCCGAAGCTGCTGTGGAAGCTCCCagtgcacctcccccccccacccctgcctcacatCCGAAGCTGCTGTGGAAGCGCCCAgggctcctcccacccccacccctgcctcagatCCGAAGCTGCTGTGGAAGCTCCCAgtgcacctccccccccacccctgcctcagatCCGAAGCTGCTGTGGAAGTGCCCagtgcacctcccccccccacccctgcctcagatCCGAAGCTGCTGTGGAAGCTCCCagtgcacctcccccccccacccctgcctcagatCCGAAGCTGCTGTGGAAGCGCCCagtgctcctccccccacctcagaTCCGAAGCTGCTGTAGAAGCTCCCAGtgctcctcccacccccgcccctgcctcagATCCAAAGCTGCTGTGGAAGTGCCCagtgcacctcccccccccacccctgcctcagatCCAAAGCTACTGTGGAAGCGCCCagtgctcctcccacccccacccctgcctcagatCCAAAGCTGCTGTGGAAGTGCCCagtgcacctcccccccccacccctgcctcagatCCAAAGCTACTGTGGAAGCGCCcagtgctccccccccccacctcagatCCGAAGCTGCTGTGGAAGCTCCCAGtgcacctccccccctcccccccgcctcagGTCTGAAGCTGCTGTGGAAGCTCCCAGttctcttccccccccacccctgcctcagatCCAAAGCTGCTGTGGAAGCGCCCagtgctcctcccacccccacccctgcctcagatCCAAAGCTGCTGTAG